CCAAATGAAGCAATTAACCGCGACCGGTTTCTGGCCACTTTACCGCTTCGACCCACGCCGTACCGATGAGGGCAAAGCCGCCTTGGCGCTGGATTCTCGCCCACCGAGCAGTGACCTGACCACCACACTGCTCAATGAGCAACGCTTCCGCCGGCTCAACACCCAAGAACCCGAGGTCGCCGCACAGCTGTACGCGGACGCTGAAAAAGACCTGAAAAAACGCTATGACTTCTTGAGTTTGTTGGCCGGAAAAGCCGAGAAAACTGCCGCGGAATAATGGGATAACCCATAACGTTAAAAGCCAGTCAGCAGATACTGACTGGCTTTTTTTATGGTGGGCTTTTAGAGACTTTCACCATTAGTTTCAATGACATTTTGATACCAATAGAAGCTTTTCTTACGAGAGCGTTCTAGGGTGCCTTTACCGTCATTATCTTGATCAACATAAATAAAGCCATAGCGCTTGTTCATTTCTGACGTTGAAGCACTGATCAGATCGATAGGTGCCCAAGAGGTATAACCCATCAATTCAACACCATCTTTCACCGCTTCTTTCATTTCTTTCAAATGAGAACGGAAGAACTCAATGCGATAATCATCATTGATTTGGCCATCGCCATCAATGTGATCGACTGCGCCCATACCATTTTCCACCACAAATAATGGGATTTGATAGCGGTCATACATATCATTAAGCGCAATCCGCAAACCTACGGGGTCAATTTGCCAATCCCAATCGGTTGTTTTCAGATGTGGGTTTTTAACGCCACCAGCAATATTCCCGCCCACTTTATCCATTTTGTCGGCATTAACGCTGGTCACCAGTGACATGTAATAGCTGAATGAGAGAAAATCAACGGTGTGCTGTTGTAGGATCTCCTCATCACCCGGCTGCATAACGACCTTAATGCCCTTCTCTGCAAAACGTCGTGTCATGTGGCGTGGATAGCGGCCACGAATTTGGACATCAGAGAAGAAGTAATTTAGCTGGTTTTCTTGGTGGGCCAGTAACACATCTTCTGGTGCACAACTTTCCGGATAGGTCAGCAAACGTGTCAACATGCAGCCAATTTTTGCGTCCGGTGAAATTCGTTTACAGTGTTTGACGGCTAATGCGCTGGCAATAAACTGATGGTGTAGCGCTTGATAAATCACTGATTCAACTTCATCAACGGGGAAACGTTCGGTGACAATCCCGCCCGAAGTAAATGGATGACGAATTAAGCTATCAATTTCATTAAACGTTAGCCAATATTTAACTTTCTCTTGGTAACGCTCGAGTACAGTAATGGCAAACTTCTCAAATAAATCAACCGTCTTACGGT
The window above is part of the Yersinia massiliensis genome. Proteins encoded here:
- a CDS encoding glycoside hydrolase family 1 protein, translating into MTNSVINGFPKGFLWGGAVAANQVEGGWNVGGKGLSTADMAIHKKDLKREEYEKHYKITNQQIEEAIATQDASQYPKRRGIDFYHRFKQDMALFAEMNFKVLRVSIAWTRIYPNGIEEQPNEAGLRFYDELFDEMHKNGIEPLVTLSHYEMPIYLVNNYGGWSNRKTVDLFEKFAITVLERYQEKVKYWLTFNEIDSLIRHPFTSGGIVTERFPVDEVESVIYQALHHQFIASALAVKHCKRISPDAKIGCMLTRLLTYPESCAPEDVLLAHQENQLNYFFSDVQIRGRYPRHMTRRFAEKGIKVVMQPGDEEILQQHTVDFLSFSYYMSLVTSVNADKMDKVGGNIAGGVKNPHLKTTDWDWQIDPVGLRIALNDMYDRYQIPLFVVENGMGAVDHIDGDGQINDDYRIEFFRSHLKEMKEAVKDGVELMGYTSWAPIDLISASTSEMNKRYGFIYVDQDNDGKGTLERSRKKSFYWYQNVIETNGESL